Proteins from a genomic interval of Pseudomonas asplenii:
- the dnaX gene encoding DNA polymerase III subunit gamma/tau, whose amino-acid sequence MSYQVLARKWRPRSFREMVGQTHVLKALINALDSQRLHHAYLFTGTRGVGKTTIARIIAKCLNCETGITSSPCGTCSVCREIDEGRFVDLIEIDAASRTKVEDTRELLDNVQYAPSRGRFKVYLIDEVHMLSSHSFNALLKTLEEPPPYVKFILATTDPQKLPATILSRCLQFSLKNMTPERVVEHLTHVLGVENVPFEDDALWLLGRAADGSMRDAMSLTDQAIAFGEGKVMASDVRAMLGTLDHGQVYDVLHALIEGDAKALLEAVRHLAEQGPDWNGVLSEILNVLHRVAIAQALPEGVDNGHGDRDRVLALAQALPAEDVQFYYQMGLIGRRDLPLAPDPRGGFEMVLLRMLAFRPADSAEAPRQPLKPVGISQATVDSANKVAGPAAAAPVAPVAAAPAAMVVPPAAPVVPPAAPVATPAPVSEAVPEPLVELAPEPEPEPVAAAVEDIDLPWNEPAPVPAQELAPEPAQEPVEEPVPAAVVETPAPKLESVAAAAPEWAAAAIPEPTPTQGFSSAIGPDRDDEPPLDEDYIEPDMDSAYSYLDELATEHAAELEPQPEPEPLPAAQPATGLALEWLQLFPKLPISGMTGSIAANCTLISVKGDEWLLHLDPAHSALFNPTQQRRLNEALNQYHGRTLTVTIELIKPEQETPAQAAARRRHERQNEAVASIHADPFIQQMMQQFGAVIRDGTIEPVDALVTQG is encoded by the coding sequence ATGAGTTATCAGGTTCTTGCACGTAAATGGCGCCCGCGCTCGTTCCGCGAAATGGTCGGCCAGACCCATGTGCTCAAGGCGCTGATCAACGCTCTGGACAGCCAGCGGCTGCACCATGCCTATCTCTTTACCGGCACGCGCGGCGTGGGCAAGACCACCATTGCGCGGATCATCGCCAAGTGCCTGAACTGCGAGACCGGCATCACCTCCTCGCCCTGCGGGACCTGTTCGGTATGCCGCGAGATCGACGAAGGGCGTTTTGTCGACCTGATCGAGATCGACGCCGCGAGCCGCACCAAGGTCGAGGATACCCGCGAACTGCTGGACAACGTGCAGTACGCGCCGAGCCGTGGGCGCTTCAAGGTCTACCTGATCGACGAAGTGCACATGCTCTCCAGTCACTCGTTCAACGCCCTGCTGAAAACCCTGGAAGAGCCGCCGCCCTACGTCAAGTTCATCCTGGCGACCACTGATCCGCAGAAACTCCCGGCAACGATTTTGTCGCGTTGCCTGCAGTTCTCCCTGAAGAACATGACGCCGGAGCGGGTGGTTGAACACCTGACCCACGTCCTCGGGGTCGAGAACGTACCGTTTGAAGATGATGCGCTGTGGCTGCTCGGGCGCGCGGCGGACGGTTCGATGCGTGATGCGATGAGCCTGACCGACCAGGCCATTGCCTTCGGTGAAGGCAAGGTTATGGCCAGTGATGTGCGGGCGATGCTCGGCACGCTGGACCACGGCCAGGTCTACGATGTGTTGCATGCACTGATCGAGGGGGACGCCAAGGCGCTGCTCGAGGCCGTGCGGCACCTGGCCGAACAGGGGCCGGACTGGAACGGCGTGCTCTCGGAAATCCTCAACGTGCTGCACCGCGTGGCCATTGCCCAGGCGCTGCCGGAGGGAGTCGATAATGGCCATGGCGACCGTGACCGGGTGTTGGCCCTGGCCCAGGCACTGCCGGCCGAGGACGTACAGTTTTATTACCAGATGGGCCTGATCGGTCGGCGCGACCTGCCACTGGCACCGGACCCGCGTGGCGGTTTCGAGATGGTGTTGCTGCGCATGCTCGCCTTCCGCCCGGCCGACAGTGCAGAGGCCCCCAGGCAGCCACTAAAGCCAGTGGGGATCAGCCAGGCCACGGTTGATTCCGCGAACAAGGTGGCCGGTCCGGCCGCCGCAGCGCCGGTGGCCCCGGTGGCTGCGGCGCCTGCCGCCATGGTGGTGCCACCTGCTGCTCCTGTGGTGCCGCCGGCTGCGCCCGTGGCCACTCCGGCTCCGGTGAGCGAGGCGGTGCCTGAACCGCTTGTCGAGTTGGCGCCGGAGCCTGAACCTGAGCCGGTCGCGGCGGCGGTCGAGGACATCGACCTGCCATGGAACGAGCCTGCCCCGGTTCCCGCCCAGGAGTTGGCGCCAGAACCGGCTCAGGAGCCGGTTGAAGAGCCCGTACCGGCGGCTGTCGTCGAGACGCCGGCGCCGAAGCTCGAGAGCGTGGCAGCGGCCGCCCCCGAGTGGGCCGCAGCGGCCATCCCCGAGCCGACTCCGACCCAGGGTTTCAGCTCGGCCATCGGCCCCGATCGCGACGATGAGCCACCGCTGGACGAGGATTACATCGAGCCGGACATGGATTCGGCCTACAGTTACCTGGATGAACTGGCGACCGAACATGCCGCCGAGCTGGAGCCGCAGCCTGAACCCGAGCCGTTGCCGGCGGCGCAACCGGCCACCGGTCTGGCCCTGGAGTGGCTGCAACTGTTCCCGAAACTGCCGATTTCCGGCATGACCGGCAGTATCGCCGCCAACTGCACCCTGATCTCGGTGAAGGGTGACGAATGGCTGCTGCACCTGGACCCGGCCCACAGTGCGCTGTTCAATCCGACGCAACAACGGCGTCTCAATGAGGCGCTTAACCAGTATCACGGACGGACGCTGACGGTGACCATCGAGCTGATCAAGCCCGAGCAGGAAACACCGGCCCAGGCAGCAGCACGTCGACGTCACGAGCGTCAGAACGAAGCCGTGGCGTCGATTCATGCCGATCCGTTCATCCAGCAAATGATGCAACAGTTCGGCGCGGTGATCCGTGACGGTACTATTGAACCCGTCGACGCCCTGGTGACCCAGGGTTAA
- a CDS encoding kinase inhibitor, producing MKTPLLLAALGLSFTAQAADFTVTSHDISNGKPLTSREVFQGFGCTGGNTSPQLSWQNAPTGTQSFAITAYDPDAPTGSGWWHWTVANLPATTHELPSGAGSVGGQLPAGAVQGRTDYGQPGFGGACPPPGDKPHRYQFTVWALKTDKLPVDEQSSGALVGYLLNANALGKATLTATYGRP from the coding sequence ATGAAAACTCCACTCCTCCTCGCCGCCCTCGGCCTGAGCTTCACCGCCCAGGCCGCCGACTTCACTGTCACCAGCCACGACATCAGCAACGGCAAGCCGCTGACCAGTCGTGAAGTCTTCCAGGGCTTCGGCTGCACCGGCGGTAACACTTCTCCACAGTTGTCCTGGCAGAACGCCCCGACGGGCACCCAAAGCTTCGCCATCACCGCCTACGACCCCGATGCCCCGACCGGCAGCGGCTGGTGGCACTGGACCGTGGCCAACCTCCCCGCCACCACCCACGAACTGCCTTCCGGTGCCGGCAGTGTTGGCGGCCAGTTGCCCGCCGGCGCCGTGCAGGGTCGCACCGACTACGGCCAACCCGGTTTCGGCGGTGCCTGCCCACCGCCGGGTGACAAGCCGCACCGTTACCAATTCACCGTCTGGGCCCTGAAGACGGATAAACTGCCGGTCGACGAACAGTCCAGCGGCGCTCTGGTTGGCTACCTGCTCAATGCCAATGCCCTGGGCAAAGCCACACTCACCGCCACCTACGGACGCCCTTGA
- a CDS encoding alpha/beta fold hydrolase: MNSFTRSHHSAGFQAKHGFSAFKWLSQLAAAVGLATLVGSVPAVAAPALAPTTVRNIVLVHGAFTDGSSWAQVISRLQAMGYHVTAVQNPLTSLADDVSATERVLRRQKGDVLLVGHSWAGAVITQAGNGAQVKGLVYLSALAPDSGESVADLLSSLNAPMDGLVPDAQGLVWLDDPQAFHQVMAADLPMAQVNVLASIQQPIAAASFSGKIQHAAWHDKPSWYLQTESDHALRPAVQKAIAQRIGAKVTSIDSSHLSLLSHPDEVAMLIDKAAREAAKPGNSLFQ; this comes from the coding sequence ATGAATTCATTCACTCGTTCGCACCACTCCGCTGGGTTTCAGGCCAAGCATGGTTTTTCTGCCTTCAAATGGTTGAGTCAACTGGCAGCCGCTGTCGGGTTGGCGACCCTGGTCGGCAGCGTTCCGGCTGTTGCCGCTCCAGCTCTCGCTCCCACGACTGTGCGCAATATCGTCCTGGTGCATGGGGCCTTTACCGATGGTTCCAGTTGGGCGCAGGTGATTAGCCGGCTGCAGGCCATGGGCTACCACGTTACCGCCGTACAGAATCCGCTGACCTCGTTGGCCGATGACGTCAGCGCTACCGAACGGGTGTTGCGTCGGCAGAAGGGCGATGTGTTGTTGGTGGGGCATTCCTGGGCAGGTGCGGTGATCACTCAGGCGGGCAACGGCGCGCAGGTCAAAGGCCTGGTCTACCTCAGTGCGCTGGCGCCCGATAGCGGCGAGTCGGTGGCGGATCTGCTGTCTTCGCTCAACGCGCCCATGGATGGCCTGGTGCCGGATGCCCAGGGCCTGGTCTGGCTGGACGATCCCCAGGCGTTTCATCAGGTGATGGCCGCAGACCTGCCCATGGCTCAGGTGAACGTATTGGCCTCGATTCAGCAACCCATCGCTGCTGCCAGTTTTTCCGGAAAGATCCAGCACGCGGCGTGGCACGACAAGCCCAGTTGGTATTTGCAAACGGAGAGTGACCATGCGCTACGGCCGGCGGTGCAAAAGGCCATCGCCCAGCGAATAGGCGCCAAGGTCACTTCGATCGATTCCAGTCACCTGTCGTTGCTCTCGCATCCCGATGAGGTGGCGATGTTGATAGATAAAGCGGCACGGGAAGCCGCAAAGCCTGGAAATAGCCTGTTTCAGTAA
- a CDS encoding putative bifunctional diguanylate cyclase/phosphodiesterase, whose translation MDETYRKVVDAAAIFSETDLNGRITYVNDRFCAISGYSREELLGQNHRLLNSGFHPPEFFGEMWRTLSLGQVWRGEVCNRAKDGSRYWLDSTMVPLLDEATGQVRKYLSIRFDVSEKLRLLHTLQWRVGHDVLTGLPNRAFLSELLNQSLDFARREHIPLAVCMLDLDGFKAVNDSYGHACGDALLVEVAARLRGIMRGEDVVARLSGDEFVLILRYVRDSQELQATLQRVLWAVSAPYAIHEQDIHVCASIGVTVFPDDDEDPDTLLRHADQAMYLAKQGGRNRFHLFDVSLDREVRATYQSVASMRRALEADELRLVYQPKVNLRTGQVVGFEALVHWQSPQRGLLEPHEFLPLVAQTDVIGEIGEWVIDRVLAQIQAWRRTGYNWPVSLNIAARHFQRADFVPRLQALLARYAEVPAQMLDLEIVESVAIENIQRVSQCLQDCQALGVRFSLDDFGTGYSSLSYLKRLRTQTIKIDRSFIRDILHDQDDLALTKAVIGLARAFGREVIAEGLETAEQGRLLISLGCDVAQGSFVARPMAAQAVPAWVASFVPSPLWHAPPDPVAGFVCE comes from the coding sequence ATGGACGAAACGTATCGCAAGGTAGTGGATGCAGCAGCGATTTTTTCCGAGACGGATCTGAACGGGCGGATCACCTACGTCAATGATCGGTTCTGTGCGATTTCCGGCTACAGCCGTGAGGAGTTGTTGGGACAGAACCATCGACTGCTCAATTCCGGTTTTCACCCCCCCGAATTTTTTGGCGAGATGTGGCGCACGCTGTCCCTTGGGCAGGTCTGGAGGGGCGAGGTGTGCAACCGCGCCAAGGACGGTTCGCGGTACTGGCTTGACAGCACCATGGTGCCCCTGTTGGACGAGGCGACGGGGCAGGTGCGCAAGTACCTGTCGATCCGCTTCGATGTCAGTGAAAAGCTGCGTCTGCTGCATACCTTGCAGTGGCGGGTCGGGCATGACGTGCTGACCGGCCTGCCCAACCGGGCCTTTCTCTCCGAACTGTTGAATCAGTCCCTGGACTTTGCCCGGCGTGAGCACATTCCATTGGCGGTGTGTATGCTGGATCTCGATGGCTTCAAGGCGGTCAACGACAGTTACGGGCATGCTTGTGGCGATGCGCTGTTGGTGGAGGTGGCCGCGCGGTTGCGCGGCATCATGCGGGGCGAGGATGTGGTCGCACGCCTGTCGGGCGACGAGTTCGTGCTGATTTTGCGTTACGTGCGCGACAGCCAGGAATTGCAGGCCACATTGCAGCGGGTGTTATGGGCGGTTTCGGCGCCGTATGCGATTCATGAACAGGACATTCATGTCTGTGCCAGCATCGGCGTGACCGTGTTTCCGGACGACGACGAAGACCCCGACACCTTGTTGCGTCACGCCGACCAGGCGATGTACCTGGCCAAGCAGGGTGGGCGCAATCGTTTCCATCTGTTCGATGTGTCCCTGGACCGGGAGGTCAGGGCGACTTACCAGAGTGTGGCGTCCATGCGTCGGGCACTGGAGGCGGACGAACTGCGTCTGGTCTATCAGCCCAAGGTCAACCTGCGTACCGGCCAGGTGGTCGGTTTCGAGGCGCTGGTGCACTGGCAAAGCCCGCAACGGGGCTTGCTCGAACCCCACGAGTTCCTGCCGCTGGTGGCGCAGACGGATGTCATCGGCGAGATCGGCGAGTGGGTCATCGACCGGGTCCTGGCGCAGATACAGGCCTGGCGGCGGACGGGGTACAACTGGCCGGTGAGCCTGAATATCGCCGCGCGGCACTTCCAGCGCGCGGACTTTGTCCCTCGGCTACAGGCGTTGCTGGCCCGTTATGCCGAGGTTCCGGCGCAGATGCTGGACCTGGAGATCGTCGAGTCGGTGGCCATCGAAAATATTCAGCGGGTGAGCCAGTGTCTGCAAGACTGCCAGGCGCTGGGGGTACGGTTTTCCCTGGATGATTTCGGTACCGGTTATTCCTCGCTGAGCTACCTCAAGCGTCTGCGGACCCAGACCATCAAGATCGATCGTTCCTTTATTCGCGATATTCTCCACGATCAGGACGATTTGGCCCTGACCAAGGCGGTGATCGGCCTGGCCCGGGCCTTTGGCCGGGAGGTGATCGCCGAAGGGCTGGAGACCGCTGAGCAGGGACGGCTGCTGATCAGTCTGGGGTGTGACGTGGCGCAGGGCAGCTTCGTTGCTCGTCCGATGGCGGCGCAGGCGGTGCCGGCCTGGGTCGCGTCATTTGTCCCCTCGCCGTTATGGCATGCGCCACCCGATCCCGTGGCAGGATTTGTCTGCGAATAG
- a CDS encoding helix-turn-helix transcriptional regulator: MNAPAGPQHHESRLGTSVIQARQPHALKRVPVFVTTLCRIRQGEKLMSWDDRQMRVGSKHLILLPAGRELTISNFPGTQGYYIADTVSFPTELLRAFSARHSQQVNAQHTRTAPQELCVPLDRHTSRAWESLLEAINTDAPQALRIHYAEAVLLALTLGGWAAPVLLDRHDPLCERVQQIVMSAPARDWTVADVAERLHLGASTLRRQLANEDDSFSHILENVRLGMALQWLQTTTRPIGEIAAACGYASASRFAVRFRKHYGLSPRELRAAI; encoded by the coding sequence ATGAACGCACCTGCCGGCCCCCAACATCACGAAAGCCGCCTCGGCACCAGCGTGATCCAGGCCCGGCAGCCCCATGCGCTGAAACGGGTGCCGGTTTTCGTCACCACCCTGTGCCGGATTCGACAGGGTGAAAAACTGATGAGCTGGGATGACCGGCAGATGCGTGTGGGCTCGAAACACCTGATCTTGCTGCCGGCAGGGCGTGAACTGACGATCAGTAACTTTCCCGGTACGCAGGGCTACTACATTGCCGATACGGTGAGCTTCCCGACGGAACTGCTGCGCGCCTTCAGCGCCCGTCACAGCCAGCAGGTCAATGCCCAACACACCAGGACGGCACCACAGGAACTCTGCGTGCCGCTGGACCGGCACACCAGCCGTGCCTGGGAAAGTCTGCTGGAGGCCATCAACACCGATGCGCCGCAGGCCTTGCGTATTCATTACGCGGAGGCGGTGCTGCTGGCGTTGACGTTGGGTGGTTGGGCCGCCCCGGTGCTGCTGGACCGCCACGATCCGCTGTGCGAACGCGTGCAGCAGATCGTCATGAGCGCACCAGCACGGGACTGGACGGTGGCGGATGTCGCCGAACGCCTGCACCTGGGCGCCTCGACCTTGCGACGCCAGTTGGCGAATGAGGACGACAGCTTCAGCCATATCCTGGAGAACGTCCGCCTGGGCATGGCGCTGCAGTGGTTGCAGACCACGACCAGACCGATTGGCGAGATTGCTGCGGCCTGCGGGTATGCCTCGGCGTCACGCTTTGCCGTGCGGTTTCGCAAGCATTACGGATTGTCGCCGAGGGAGTTACGGGCAGCGATCTAG
- a CDS encoding DUF2167 domain-containing protein, which produces MKHLRQLLVAVLLSATTLPAIAATSPAPAPAASEQPHQSAEQWLATLKQQHGTITLPSGIATLQLNNEFYYLSPADTERLLTEAWGNPPGNKTLGMIIPTAVSPLADNGWGVIISYKNDGHISDDDAAKIDYADLLKQMQADDEEDNKERRKQGYAGLQLLGWAEPPSYDQATHKMYWARELKADDAQQTTLNYSIRVLGREGVLELNAVAAMADLQTIKQETPKILAFTNFTDGNRYADYDSKTDKLAPYGLAALVAGGIAAKAGLFAKIGVALLAFKKFIILGLVAIAGLFGKLFKRK; this is translated from the coding sequence ATGAAACACCTGCGCCAGTTGTTGGTGGCCGTGTTGCTCAGCGCAACCACTTTGCCCGCCATTGCCGCCACCTCCCCAGCGCCTGCGCCAGCTGCCAGTGAACAACCGCACCAGAGCGCCGAGCAGTGGCTCGCCACGCTCAAGCAGCAACATGGCACCATCACCCTGCCCAGCGGCATTGCCACCCTGCAACTGAACAACGAGTTCTATTACCTGTCGCCGGCTGACACCGAACGCCTGTTGACCGAAGCCTGGGGCAACCCGCCAGGCAACAAGACCTTGGGCATGATCATCCCCACCGCCGTCAGCCCGCTGGCGGACAATGGCTGGGGGGTCATTATCAGCTACAAGAACGACGGCCATATTTCCGACGATGACGCGGCCAAGATCGACTACGCCGACCTGCTCAAGCAGATGCAGGCCGATGACGAGGAAGACAACAAGGAACGTCGCAAGCAGGGTTACGCCGGCCTGCAACTGCTGGGCTGGGCCGAGCCACCGAGCTACGACCAGGCCACCCACAAGATGTACTGGGCCCGCGAGCTGAAGGCCGACGACGCCCAGCAGACCACCCTGAACTACAGCATCCGCGTGCTGGGCCGCGAGGGCGTCCTTGAACTCAACGCCGTGGCGGCCATGGCCGACCTGCAGACCATCAAGCAGGAAACGCCGAAGATCCTCGCTTTCACCAACTTCACCGACGGCAACCGCTACGCCGACTACGACTCCAAGACCGACAAGCTGGCACCGTACGGCCTGGCTGCCCTGGTCGCGGGGGGGATTGCGGCCAAAGCCGGCCTGTTCGCCAAGATCGGCGTCGCCCTGCTGGCGTTCAAGAAGTTCATCATCCTCGGCCTGGTGGCCATCGCCGGCCTCTTCGGCAAGCTGTTCAAGCGCAAATGA
- the recR gene encoding recombination mediator RecR, with protein sequence MSFSPLIRQLIDAFRVLPGVGQKTAQRMALQLLERDRSGGARLSQALAQAMDGVGHCRQCRTLTEDDLCPQCADTRRDDTLLCVVEGPMDVYAVEQTGYRGRYFVLKGHLSPLDGLGPEAIGIPQLLARIEEQGSFTEVILATNPTVEGEATAHYIAQLLTNKGLITSRIAHGVPLGGELELVDGGTLAHSFAGRKPIAL encoded by the coding sequence ATGAGCTTCAGCCCCCTGATTCGCCAACTGATCGACGCCTTTCGGGTACTGCCCGGGGTCGGCCAGAAAACCGCCCAGCGCATGGCCTTGCAACTGCTCGAACGTGATCGCAGTGGCGGCGCACGCCTGTCCCAGGCGTTGGCCCAGGCCATGGACGGGGTTGGGCACTGTCGCCAGTGCCGCACCCTGACCGAGGACGACCTGTGCCCGCAATGTGCCGACACGCGACGTGACGACACCCTGTTGTGTGTGGTCGAGGGGCCGATGGATGTCTATGCGGTGGAGCAGACCGGTTATCGCGGCCGTTACTTTGTGCTCAAGGGCCATCTGTCGCCGCTCGATGGTCTGGGGCCGGAGGCCATCGGTATTCCGCAATTGCTGGCACGGATCGAGGAGCAGGGCAGCTTCACCGAAGTGATCCTGGCGACCAACCCGACGGTCGAGGGCGAAGCCACGGCGCATTACATTGCCCAGTTGCTGACCAACAAGGGCCTGATCACCTCGCGTATTGCCCATGGCGTGCCGTTGGGCGGTGAGCTGGAGTTGGTGGACGGCGGTACCCTCGCGCACTCGTTTGCCGGCCGCAAGCCGATCGCCTTGTAA
- a CDS encoding FMN-dependent NADH-azoreductase, with translation MNILHIDSSILGGGSVTRDLSAAVVAQLSARHPEAKVTYRDLAENEIRHLSGAIAAGFRQPGGGEWDEATVHEHQVSETLVTEFLHSDLLVIGAPMYNFSVSSQLKAWLDRIAQVGRTFKYTEKGPVGLSAGKRVIVVSARGGFYAQSPFAHMDFQENYLKAFFGFLGIGDVQFVRAEGASKGDQVRQQGIEQARAAIAEVVNGVSVSA, from the coding sequence ATGAATATTCTGCATATCGATTCCAGCATCCTGGGTGGCGGTTCCGTAACGCGGGACCTGTCTGCCGCCGTTGTCGCGCAACTGAGTGCCCGCCATCCCGAGGCCAAAGTGACGTACCGCGACCTGGCCGAAAATGAAATCCGCCATCTGAGCGGCGCCATCGCCGCAGGCTTCCGCCAGCCTGGGGGCGGCGAGTGGGATGAGGCTACGGTGCATGAGCACCAGGTTTCCGAAACGCTGGTGACCGAGTTTCTGCACAGCGATCTGCTGGTGATCGGTGCGCCGATGTACAACTTCTCGGTATCGAGCCAGTTGAAAGCCTGGCTGGACCGCATCGCTCAAGTGGGGCGGACCTTCAAATACACGGAAAAGGGCCCGGTCGGCCTGTCGGCGGGCAAACGTGTGATCGTCGTTTCGGCGCGTGGCGGTTTCTACGCCCAGAGTCCTTTTGCCCACATGGATTTCCAGGAGAACTACCTCAAGGCGTTCTTCGGTTTCCTGGGGATTGGCGATGTGCAGTTCGTCCGCGCCGAAGGGGCGTCGAAAGGCGACCAGGTGCGGCAGCAGGGCATCGAACAGGCCAGGGCCGCGATTGCCGAGGTGGTCAATGGTGTGTCGGTTTCTGCCTGA
- a CDS encoding YciI family protein: protein MIFAITLSYIRPVDQVKVHLDAHKAWLVQHIQAGTILFAGPLEQQSGGFILAQGEHLADIQKILDEDPFAVYQLVTFDIQRCEPAIRSSAFPEQWAPGAKAI, encoded by the coding sequence ATGATATTTGCCATTACGCTGAGCTATATCCGCCCTGTGGATCAGGTCAAGGTTCATCTGGATGCCCACAAGGCGTGGCTGGTCCAGCATATCCAGGCGGGCACTATCCTGTTCGCCGGGCCTCTTGAGCAGCAGAGCGGTGGATTCATTCTCGCGCAAGGGGAGCACCTTGCCGATATCCAGAAAATACTGGACGAGGATCCCTTCGCGGTTTACCAACTGGTGACGTTCGATATCCAGCGTTGTGAGCCGGCGATCCGTTCCAGTGCTTTTCCCGAGCAATGGGCGCCGGGGGCGAAGGCGATCTAG
- a CDS encoding helix-turn-helix domain-containing protein, with amino-acid sequence MEISSLGMAIRRYRKVAGLTQAELGERTGFDPKTISRFETGSYTPSVETLFLFADVLGVKLKTFFADMGDEDEQRAYLFGVIHKTPSKDLGKLIAAIDLALSKP; translated from the coding sequence ATGGAAATTTCAAGTTTGGGTATGGCCATTAGACGCTATCGCAAGGTAGCGGGGCTGACTCAGGCTGAACTTGGCGAGAGAACCGGTTTTGACCCCAAAACCATCAGCCGTTTCGAAACCGGCAGCTACACCCCCAGCGTCGAAACTCTGTTTCTGTTTGCTGATGTATTGGGAGTGAAGCTGAAAACGTTTTTCGCGGACATGGGCGATGAAGACGAACAGCGTGCCTATCTGTTCGGAGTCATCCACAAAACACCCTCAAAGGACTTGGGAAAACTGATCGCCGCGATTGACCTCGCCTTGTCCAAGCCCTGA
- a CDS encoding glycosyltransferase family 2 protein yields MSTLNVACVIPTYNGRRDLERLLDSLDRQTAVFDTLIVDSSSSDGTFELATSRCPNVLRIDSKDFNHGGTRQMMVERHPEYDVYVFMTQDAYLEDPEALANIVWPFTDDSIGAVCGRQLAHLDASPLAEHARLFNYPPTSQVKSMEDAPRLGIKTAFASNSFCAYRRQALMQIGGFPQHVILSEDMYVAAKMLLAGWKVAYEGSACCRHSHNYTLWEEFRRYFDIGVFHAREPWIRQAFGGAGGEGLRYVLSELKFLGPSRLSAWPGSFLRNAVKLFAYKLSQQERYLPKGLKKRLGMYKRYWDSPYA; encoded by the coding sequence ATGTCGACCCTCAACGTGGCCTGTGTGATCCCCACCTACAACGGCCGTCGGGATCTGGAACGCCTGCTCGACTCCCTGGATCGCCAGACGGCGGTGTTCGACACGCTGATCGTCGACTCCAGCTCCAGCGACGGCACGTTCGAACTGGCCACTTCGCGCTGCCCCAATGTACTGCGGATCGACAGCAAGGACTTCAACCACGGCGGCACCCGCCAGATGATGGTCGAGCGTCATCCCGAATATGACGTCTACGTGTTCATGACCCAGGACGCCTACCTGGAGGACCCCGAGGCACTGGCCAACATCGTCTGGCCCTTTACCGACGACAGCATCGGCGCGGTCTGCGGTCGGCAGTTGGCACATCTCGACGCCAGCCCGCTGGCCGAACACGCGCGACTGTTCAATTACCCGCCCACCTCGCAGGTCAAGAGTATGGAGGACGCCCCCCGGCTGGGCATCAAGACCGCGTTCGCCTCCAACTCCTTCTGTGCCTACCGGCGCCAGGCCTTGATGCAGATCGGGGGGTTCCCGCAGCACGTGATCCTCTCGGAAGACATGTACGTGGCGGCGAAGATGCTACTGGCCGGCTGGAAAGTCGCCTATGAGGGCAGCGCCTGCTGCCGACACTCGCACAACTACACGCTCTGGGAAGAGTTTCGCCGCTACTTCGATATCGGCGTGTTCCACGCACGCGAGCCGTGGATCCGCCAGGCATTCGGCGGTGCTGGCGGCGAAGGCTTGCGCTATGTGCTGTCCGAACTGAAGTTTCTCGGCCCCAGTCGGCTCTCGGCCTGGCCCGGCTCGTTCCTGCGCAATGCAGTGAAACTGTTCGCCTACAAACTCAGCCAGCAGGAGCGCTATCTGCCCAAGGGCCTGAAGAAACGCCTGGGCATGTACAAGCGTTACTGGGACAGCCCGTACGCTTAG
- a CDS encoding YbaB/EbfC family nucleoid-associated protein has translation MMKGGMAGLMKQAQQMQEKMAKMQEELANAEVTGKAGGDMVTVVMTGRHDLKRVSIDPSLLEGVSEDDREVLEDLFAAAVNDAVRKIEANSADKMSGMTSGMQLPPGFKMPF, from the coding sequence ATGATGAAGGGTGGCATGGCCGGCCTGATGAAGCAGGCGCAGCAGATGCAGGAAAAAATGGCCAAGATGCAGGAAGAACTGGCCAACGCCGAAGTCACCGGCAAGGCCGGCGGCGACATGGTCACCGTGGTCATGACCGGGCGTCACGACCTCAAGCGTGTGAGCATCGACCCCAGCCTGCTCGAAGGCGTCAGCGAAGATGACCGTGAAGTGCTGGAAGATCTGTTTGCCGCTGCGGTCAACGATGCCGTGCGCAAGATCGAAGCCAACAGCGCCGACAAGATGTCCGGCATGACCTCTGGCATGCAATTGCCACCGGGCTTCAAGATGCCTTTCTAA